One Mobula birostris isolate sMobBir1 chromosome 4, sMobBir1.hap1, whole genome shotgun sequence DNA window includes the following coding sequences:
- the thap4 gene encoding peroxynitrite isomerase THAP4 isoform X2 — protein MADNVAEAVHLNPAIEPLSWMLGTWISDPPGEGCYPTIKPFKYMEEVQITHVGQPMLNISFNGFNPETRKPMHRECGFIRIKPGTNKVAFISAQNTGIVEIEEGEMKDHELTLSSHSVARMSFAKEPHVQQCQLGWKE, from the exons TTCATTTGAACCCAGCCATTGAGCCTCTCTCTTGGATGTTGGGTACCTGGATTTCTGACCCTCCTGGAGAAGGTTGCTATCCAACTATCAAACCTTTCAAGTACATGGAGGAAGTCCAAATCACGCATGTTGGTCAACCCATGCTGAATATTTC ATTTAATGGTTTCAATCCTGAAACCAGGAAGCCAATGCACAGGGAGTGTGGCTTTATCAGAATCAAGCCTGGCACCAACAAAGTGGCATTTATCAGCGCACAAAACACAG GTATTGTGGAGATTGAAGAAGGAGAGATGAAGGATCATGAGTTGACATTGTCTTCGCATTCTGTGGCTCGAATGTCCTTTGCAAAGGAGCCACATGTCCAGCAA TGTCAACTAGGTTGGAAGGAATGA